DNA sequence from the Harpia harpyja isolate bHarHar1 chromosome 2, bHarHar1 primary haplotype, whole genome shotgun sequence genome:
taaaaaaacagagcagactACATTATTTTCAGGGCTTTCTAACCTACTTCTTATACTCGCAAAACTAAAACTAAGACAAATCAGACACAATTCAAGGCTTGAAGGCCCTGGTCTCTACTCCATCCCACAACACAACAACCCACAACAGAAAGTTTCAGTTGGGCAGATTTActgagagcagcagctcagcacaggTGGCTCTACAAACAGACTAACCCAGTGAAAAGCACAGTCTGAGTGGTGTAAACCAACAGCGTGATGGCTTTCAGATCCCACATCAAGGCTcagaaaaagctttcttgcaACCTGAAGGCAATAAGAGATACTAAATGGTGTCTTatgaaattgctttttaaatgatcACTTTTTAGAATTTAGCTGTATTTACTAAGTCCAGCAGCTTTCAGTAAAACATCACACAAGCTTCAAATCCTCCACACAACCCCAGCTCTGCACAGTGCAGGAGGCAGACAATGCAATTCCCCTCTTTCTCttgggcaggctgcctgccccaGGCCCTGTAGAGACAGACACACTTCCAGTGTCCATGGCTTACTGAAGGTCTCATCTGAGGGTCCTGGGAGCAACACAAGAGCTTGAACCCCATCGTCTGAGTTTCTCAATTAATTGCACATATATAGGACATCAGTGCTCATGCCAAAATAATGTAAATCCATATTGTAAATGAATGTCTGGTGACACaacatttaaaatggaaatacaaagCCGTCACTGATTTTTCAGGGTATTTTCTGGATCACAAATCTAGCTTCATTCTAACATTCCTTCTGTACCTTACTTTGAGTGAATGAAGCAGAACGTAGGCTCATGTTAGCAATTAATTTTGCATGTTGCACCTTTTCTGTGTTTCCtaaattaaactaaaaatcaGGATTACAATGAGAAAAATCTACTAGACAATGTGTATCTGACAACCAGTTACAATGTTTAATAGACTCATTTTCCACTCAGACCTGGgtgacaaaaaaacaaaaccagaaaaaacccccaaaaaactccAATAGCAAATAAGATTTGGAATCAAAACCCtttcacattctccttttaaatcTCTCAGAGAAATGGTTACAGACGTGGCTGGGAACACTAAAGGGCCCTTATTTATCTTAAGAGTTTATGTCCTTTCCTAGAAGAATAATAGAAACCTCAATAGTAGGCACCATTAGTATTAGAAAGAAGCTATGCATTTTGGTGACATTCAAACAGTATTCTGTAAGCTACTGACCCTTATTTGTGTTATATTCCAAAAGAGATTACAAACTTTCGAAGTCGCATCACTGCAATGGCTGCTGTATGTGTAAGATGGTTAAGAACTGATGCCCACCTACTGCccaaaaatttaagaaaacaggctttttctTGATTCCAGATTGGAACAaaaactttgcttaaaaaaaagtcctattaTAGTACAAAATGGTTAAGTGAGTCTACAAACAGAATCAACTTCTTAAAGCTAAGCAAAATCTTTATCAACATCCCAAGATAGATTCATCCCAAAGTAgctcctcttcttttttgttaTCTGTCTGTGGCTTCTTTTTACCCTTTTTGtgctttttgctctctttctcagCAGGGTTTTCTTTAAGTCTTTCGTTTTTATAAGGTATTGATTTCTTCTCAATTACCAAGTCTACCTCAAATTTAATTctcttttgcttctcattttcttttccaaaacctGGACCttcactatttttctttcttttctgttctgtggcTTCTTTCTCAAACTTCAGCTCTTCACTGATacatttttcctcctcaaaatgttttatctgaaatttctgttcttttctgtagGAGCTGGTAGAAGTTTCAGCAAGCATAAGTTTATCACAGTCTTTAGATTCTGCAACCAATAGGCTGAAGCTCCTCTGTCTAATGGTGGTTACCTCAGATGCTTGCTCTTCTTTACAGCATCCCTTGTTATAGTGACAATTAGGTGTCTTTTCTAGTGCATGCTCACAAGCTGATGGCCAGCTTGGTGATCTATTTTCCCCAGTATTTGTAGGTGACTGGCTGGAATGCTGGCCTTGTTCACACTGAAAGTTTGAAGATAGAACCTTACTAAGGTCACTTCCTCCTTCAATGTTTTTATCTTGAaactcttcctcttctgcttttcctaaATTCCTTCTTTGCTCTACGCCTCTAGCTTTCTGAACTTTACTGTAATCCATTAATTCATCTTGAAAGGAGTCAtatgttttctttgatttcttcatGAGATTGACAAGCACTGTTTCTCTGCataaattggaaagaaaaagtcTTAGTTATTAATACTGACAAATTTGCTTAGCATctgttgagttaaaaaaaaaaaaaaggttgtatttCCACGGTTAGAAAAAGAACATATTCCAACTGTGTTGTTCTGTGTAACTACATGGACCTTGTTACACACGATCATATCTGTAAAGCTGAAGTTACAGGGAACATATCCTACTCTGTGAAAACTGAAAATCCAGAATAACTTCATGAAGATCAAATGAGTTTCTTGTGACTTAGGGTGCTGCAAGAAtgagatgcttttaaaatgactgcatacatttttaaaactactttttaaaaagaaaatttaagattCTCTCTTTTGAGCTAGTCTCCAATTAGATGCAGATAAGATGTAATTACATTATATACTGACCATCAAGTAATAAAGTAACTAATTTCTTTATGAGATTCATTCTATTGAACAGATGCAGTACAGTAATTTCAGGCAAACCGTGTAACtccacagcagaaacaaaacagaacaaaaccaaccaacctggATTGCTAGAGCCCAAACAAGATAAAAGTGCTCCCAAGGCAAAACTACCTATCAGTTTATATTCTACTCTCCCTTTCCTCAGGCTGGAAGATAAAGTGGTTAGATGAAAAAGATATCCCCCTATGGGAAGAGCAGCTCTGAAGACCATTCCCTTAAATCTATCCTATTCTGCCTTAATTCACCAGCTTTTTATACATTCATTTTGTTAAACTATAGATAGACCCGTAGCAGCTCACTACACTCCTGTATTAGGGGACTAATTCTGTTGACTAAACAAACACTTAAaatccaagcagccagggatgaggttaggaaagctaaagccctgacagaattaaatctggccaggggcgtcaagggcaacaagaaaagcttctatatacgtgcatcagtgataaaaggaagactagggaaaatgtgggccctctccagaaggaaacgggagacctggttacctgggccatggagaaggctgaggtactcaatgagtTTTTTGCCTCAGTCCTCACCAGCAAgcgctccagccacaccacccaagttgcagaaggcaaaggcggGGACTGGGAGAACGAAGAACCACCCGCtgcaggagaagatcaggtttgagaccatctaaggaacctgaaggtgcacaagtccatgggacctgatgaggcGTGTCtgagggtcctgagggaactgcccgatgaagtggctaagccgcTATCCATCATACTTGAGAAGTCACGGCAGTCTGGTGACgctcccactgactggaaaaggggaaacgtaacccccatttttaaaaaggtaaaaaaggaagacctggggaactacaggccagtcagcctgacctctgtgcctggcaagatcatggaggggatcctcctggaaactgtgctaaggcacatggaaaataaggaggtgactggtgacagccaacatggcttcactacgggcaaatcgtgcctgacaaatttggtggctgCCTATGACGGGGtgacagcgttggtggataagggaagagcaatggacatcggctacctggacttgtgcaaagcttttgatactgtcccacacgacatccttgtctctaaattagagagacatggatttgatggatggaccactcagtgggtAAGGAACTGGGCAGACGGTCGcgctcaaagagttgcagtcaacggctcaatgtccaagtggagactggtgacgagtggtgttcctcaggggttggtattgggactggtgctgtttaacgtCTTTGTCGGtcacacggacagtgggattgagtgcaccctcagcaagtttactgatgacaccaagctgtgtggtgcagtcgacatgctggagggaagggatgccatccagaaggacctgggcaggcttgagaggtgggcccacaaagatgatcagggggctggagcacttctcctatgaagacaggctgagagagttgtggctgttcagcctggagaagagaatgctctgtggagaccttattgtggccttccagtacctgaaagaggcctacaagaaagccagagagggactttttacaagggcatgtagtgataggacaaggggtaatggctttaaactggaagaggagagctttagattagatgtaaggaagaagatcttcactgtgaggatggtgagacactggaacaggttgcccagagaggttgtggatgtcccatccctcgaagtgttcaaggccaggttggatggggctttgagcaacctggtctagtggaaggtgtccctgcccatggcaagggggggttggaactagatgatctttaaggtcccttccaacctaaaccattctgtgattctatgattgtctATCAGTTTTACATCAGTCTCTTGTGGTTATATTATTATTGCGCCTTCACTTACAATATGTCTTATAAAAATGCTTAACATGTAAGCAATTTTGATACTTAGCCTACTTGCACAGCAATCtctgaaaagtacattttaaatcaCCACAATATCCATTCTGTAATTAATACAGTCTACAAGCCTCTTCTGGGTAAAAGGGTAAGTATAAGAGCCATCATCTATCCCATAAATCATCTTATGCCAAATGTAACATCCATGTTGATGAATTCTGAAAGCAACACAATTGATAGAGACTTGGCACTTTTTGGCATTAAGGTCTTTGCCCTGACAGTAGGAATCTTTAAGTTCAGACCACCTCCTTCTAGACTGAGCACTGAAGATGCAGTATCAAAACAGGTGCTGCTACCCCCAAACAGCAAAATAAGTGGGAAAACTGTACAGGTTTCAGAACCTTTACCCTGTGGGTTATCATTGAAGATGCAACTGTGGGAACAGTAAGACTGAATTTCAGTCACAAGCATGATGTTTAAATGGACAGTGCCCCTTTAAACCActaaaccaaacaacaacaaaaaaaccccaacccaaacaacccacaaacTAGTCAAAATCACTTAACAGTAGACAACAGCGCTAATGAAAAAGTTTGAAAGTACAAAATACAGAGGAATAGTAATGAAAGATTTATTGACTTACTTAATCCGGTGCTTATTCCCTTGCACATGGCATTGGTACGTCTCTATAGATGTAAGTGTGACGTTACATATGGGGCACATGTAATAACCAACCCCAACTGCTGAAAAGAAGGAACCTGTAGGTTAGAGAGActacaaatgaaagcaaaactcaAAGCACATCATGATCCCATCCCATGCAAGAGTCCTAACATACTGTTCCCATAAACAATGTTTATAGACAGATATAAAGTCTCTGCTGCAATTTTACACTAGAATAATATTTATGAAGGGAGCTGGTGAGGTGTACAGTTGCAGTGTAACCATGGTTTAAACATTAACAAAGAGTATTTCTGATTACTGATGTGATCCAAGATAATTCCAGGAAACTGTTGTCAAGTGCTGATGAGAATGAACTgtactgaaaaattaaatactattttaaataccTGACCCAATGCAAGCACCAACAGATACCAATCCAGTCAGTCCAGATTTAATTAAAGTAAGATCAGTTTAAACATTACCCACTCAAATGTTCATGCAGTGTTGGTTCAACCCTGCAAAGATGCTGAGGGAATTGTCAATATCGTACATCATGAATACGGTACATGGAGCCTCAGGCAAATATAAGGTAAGGTCAGATGAGAAAAACGCTTTTGTTTTCTAGGTTGTCgttttttcctctcccacaaGGTGTGTCATCCATAGACCTAAGTATACTGAAACCGTGAGTACCCTTTTTCCCCATGCAAACCCAAGAGCTTAATCCATTAGCAAAATACAGCATTAATTCCAATAGGCTATTGCTTTGCAtcaaaatgtattattttgttcAAATTATAGCATGACTTAATGAGAGCTGTTTTATACTAACAATGACTTTTGACTATCAGGTAGGGTTTTGAATTCCTTACTAAAGAAAGGATTGGCAGTTCTGTTGCACAGGACCAGATGATGTCCCCTCAAAATTAATGGAAGTTGCACAGCAAAAGGGCCTTGGCTTTGGACACAGTGCTTGAGCTGGAGACAGTCCCGATGGGAGGCTAGAGAACAATGACTGTTTAGGAAACAGATTTCCTTACGTGGAAAGATCGAAATAATTAAGACAACCAGTTTCCTGAATAAAGGATTAAGGGAAGACATGACACcagttttcaattatttaaagaaagcaacaaaaaggaaacaaatgattCAATTCTTCTGTCTGCTTCTTGTTCTGTGCACAGTGAAGAAATACATTATGGTCCAAGAGAGCTGAGTTCAATGTCTGTAGAAGGTTTTAAGATTGAGAAGGTAAAGATCAAGAAGTCCTGGGAGATGTTCTTTATGGAGGTTGTAGAGTTTCCAGCACAGATGGTTTTTATGAACAAGGTGGATGAACATCTTAAGAATGACACAGATACAACTGATGCTGGCCTTGGATTTACGGGACTGGGCTATTTTCTATGATCCTTTGAATTTGACTGCAGAACTCGGTGAGGACTGGATTTGGGTCTCCAAGTCAATAAGAAATACTTTCCAATTTACAGCTGTCAGAGACAGAACTTTAGCAGTTCATAGaccaaacagaaaggaagaaatgaactTGTTCTGTAACACAGGACAAGACTATAACTTCCTTGCACACATCAGAGCAGTTCCTTGAACAAATCAGAACTGAGCACTAAAGCTACACTCAGAGATTGCAACACTTGCTCATGTTCTGCTTACCATTGGTGCTGGATTCTGCAGGGACAGCTTTGTCTCCTAGCTCCTCCAGTATCTTTTTCCGtgcttcatttcttctgtgtttcttacCATCATAATGCTGCTGGGCCACAAGTGGATTATTGAAGGGAGCACAGCAGAGCTTGCAGTACTTGTCTGGATCATTTAACTTCAACCTTGTGTTGGAGGATGATGAAGACTCTTCAGCTTTTGAAGGCAGCAAGGGCTTCTCAGCCGATGGCTTCTGTAAAGCTGGAGACATGGAAACAGAGGATAAATCTGCTGACAGCACAGCAAAGGAAAGGTTAAAACAATTCCATGGAGCAAAACAGGTGACTGCAGAACTACAGAGATGGAAAGGAGAACAGTCTGCTGGGTGCTGAACTACTTGCAAGTGCCTATAAAATATCTTAGCCCTTGCAAGGATATGAATGTACAGACTAGTAAGGAACACAACCCTGGAATATTCAGAAACCCCATCATTAGATACCTAAACATCAGCTGTGTTTGATGGCTGGTCACTCTAAGGTCCTTATACAGTCCAAGAAGAGAGATGTACCCTGCAGAAGGTGATTCAAAGTGCATACACTATGCTCCATCTTTAAATACAGTTCAGCAACTTGTACTGGACTAACACCAGTTAAGTGTTGCTCGTGCactaattcttttttaatttcttagtgTATTAATTTATCAGAGGAACATCTTGCTGGGACTGCAGTGAATTCTCAGAACAATAAACacctttctttaataaaaaatcagaaatatttgcCTTTAGTTTTAGTCAATGAAAGACAGGG
Encoded proteins:
- the KRCC1 gene encoding lysine-rich coiled-coil protein 1; this encodes MAAERGGEAGLPPLLAAARRRDDTLDEATRKDLFTDTFCKVCRAVLQSESQRASHYKGKKHAQKVRFYIQMRGRKDERQEDGKQKKTDCTNFQMDGSGVVDKNKYCNLCNMFFTSPVVALSHYLGKIHAKKLKQLSVDQAHMPAQSIQPVSALQKPSAEKPLLPSKAEESSSSSNTRLKLNDPDKYCKLCCAPFNNPLVAQQHYDGKKHRRNEARKKILEELGDKAVPAESSTNAVGVGYYMCPICNVTLTSIETYQCHVQGNKHRIKETVLVNLMKKSKKTYDSFQDELMDYSKVQKARGVEQRRNLGKAEEEEFQDKNIEGGSDLSKVLSSNFQCEQGQHSSQSPTNTGENRSPSWPSACEHALEKTPNCHYNKGCCKEEQASEVTTIRQRSFSLLVAESKDCDKLMLAETSTSSYRKEQKFQIKHFEEEKCISEELKFEKEATEQKRKKNSEGPGFGKENEKQKRIKFEVDLVIEKKSIPYKNERLKENPAEKESKKHKKGKKKPQTDNKKEEELLWDESILGC